Proteins encoded by one window of Chryseobacterium foetidum:
- a CDS encoding DUF4919 domain-containing protein: MKKYFILFVILCFGLFSAQKANIDLKNIEKNLQNKKSDFHYDKLIFKYKGLPKSLDSLEAQHLYYGRNYQKTISTSSPEFKGLADAFKDKDVDKSITLGKEIYGKDPTNLDVLLILLRGYEIKKDINNFSHHMNQLRSLTDAMKSSGDGKSEKTAYVVNSVGDEYILLNMLNIGQDYTRGSQAANGAMYDIWQKGDQKLYIKVLYTGF; encoded by the coding sequence ATGAAAAAATATTTCATCCTTTTCGTGATTCTTTGTTTTGGGCTGTTTTCTGCTCAGAAAGCAAACATCGACCTTAAAAATATTGAGAAAAATCTTCAGAATAAAAAGTCTGATTTTCACTACGACAAACTGATTTTCAAATACAAAGGTCTTCCGAAATCTTTAGACAGCCTTGAAGCTCAGCATCTGTACTACGGCAGAAATTACCAGAAAACGATTTCTACTTCGAGCCCTGAATTTAAGGGGCTTGCAGATGCTTTTAAAGATAAAGATGTGGATAAATCCATCACCCTCGGAAAGGAAATTTACGGGAAAGACCCGACAAATCTTGATGTTTTACTCATTCTGCTTCGCGGCTATGAGATTAAAAAAGACATTAACAATTTTTCTCACCACATGAATCAGCTCAGAAGTCTTACCGACGCCATGAAAAGTTCGGGCGACGGAAAATCTGAAAAAACAGCTTACGTTGTGAATTCTGTTGGTGACGAATACATTCTTCTCAACATGCTCAACATCGGGCAGGATTATACACGTGGTTCTCAGGCTGCCAACGGGGCCATGTATGACATCTGGCAGAAAGGGGACCAGAAACTCTATATAAAAGTACTTTACACGGGCTTTTAA
- a CDS encoding iron chaperone → MKNTFTNFEEYFLLFPEEVQVKLELLRKTIHAQNADLEEYIGYQMPAFRYKKKPLVYFAAYKNHIGFYPASDGIKYFEKDFIERKYKFSKGAVQFPLNEDLPLDLVERMVKFRLDEAENKES, encoded by the coding sequence ATGAAAAACACCTTCACCAATTTTGAGGAATATTTTCTTCTCTTTCCTGAGGAAGTTCAGGTCAAACTGGAGTTACTCAGAAAAACCATCCATGCACAGAATGCTGATTTGGAGGAGTATATTGGCTATCAGATGCCGGCGTTCAGGTATAAAAAGAAGCCGTTGGTTTACTTTGCAGCCTATAAAAATCACATCGGTTTTTATCCTGCATCAGATGGTATCAAATATTTTGAGAAAGATTTTATTGAAAGAAAATACAAATTCTCGAAAGGTGCAGTACAGTTTCCTTTGAATGAAGATCTGCCTCTGGATTTGGTGGAGAGAATGGTAAAATTCAGATTGGATGAGGCTGAAAATAAAGAATCCTGA
- the gdhA gene encoding NADP-specific glutamate dehydrogenase: protein MEQYNIDQKIQEFIAKIEAKNPNEPEFLQAVKEVAVTVIPFILTRKEYTGMKLLERMAEAERIIIFRVPWVDDKGEIQVNRGFRIQMNSAIGPYKGGIRFHPTVNLSVLKFLAFEQVFKNSLTTLPMGGGKGGSDFDPQGKTDMEVMRFCQAFMTELCKHIGPETDVPAGDIGVGAREIGYLFGQYKKVRNEFTGVLTGKGLAYGGSLIRPEATGYGVVYFAEQMLKTIGQTFKDKIVTVSGFGNVAWGVIKKVHELGGKVVTLSGPDGYVYDKDGIDGEKIDFLLELRASGNNRAEDYAKQYPSAVFHAGKRPWEVKCDVAIPSATQNELDFEDAKMLVENGCLCVTEAANMPSTLEAINYFLENKVLFSPGKASNAGGVATSGLEMTQNSIRLNWTSEEVDARLKEIMIGIHKACRDYGKEEDGYVNYVKGANIAGFVKVAEAMLAQGVV from the coding sequence ATGGAACAATATAATATTGACCAGAAAATTCAGGAGTTTATTGCTAAGATTGAAGCAAAAAACCCGAATGAACCGGAATTTTTACAGGCAGTAAAAGAAGTTGCCGTAACGGTAATTCCGTTTATCTTAACGAGAAAAGAATATACAGGCATGAAGCTTCTTGAGAGAATGGCTGAAGCTGAAAGAATTATTATATTCAGAGTTCCATGGGTTGATGACAAAGGCGAAATTCAGGTAAACAGAGGTTTCAGAATTCAGATGAACTCTGCAATCGGACCTTACAAAGGGGGAATCCGTTTCCACCCAACAGTAAACCTTTCTGTACTTAAATTCTTAGCTTTCGAGCAGGTATTCAAAAACTCTTTGACAACTCTTCCAATGGGAGGTGGTAAAGGTGGTTCAGACTTTGATCCTCAAGGTAAAACTGATATGGAAGTAATGCGTTTCTGCCAGGCTTTCATGACAGAATTATGCAAGCATATTGGCCCTGAAACCGACGTTCCTGCCGGAGATATCGGTGTTGGAGCAAGAGAAATCGGATATTTATTCGGTCAGTACAAGAAAGTGAGAAACGAATTTACAGGTGTTCTTACAGGAAAAGGTCTTGCGTACGGTGGTTCATTGATCCGTCCTGAAGCTACAGGTTACGGAGTGGTGTATTTCGCAGAGCAGATGCTTAAAACGATCGGACAAACATTTAAAGATAAAATTGTAACTGTTTCAGGTTTTGGTAACGTTGCATGGGGAGTTATCAAAAAAGTACATGAGCTTGGCGGAAAAGTGGTTACGCTTTCCGGTCCTGATGGTTATGTATACGATAAAGATGGTATCGACGGAGAGAAAATCGATTTCCTTCTTGAGTTGAGAGCTTCCGGAAACAACAGAGCTGAAGATTACGCCAAGCAATATCCATCAGCTGTTTTCCACGCCGGGAAACGCCCTTGGGAAGTGAAGTGTGATGTTGCAATTCCTTCTGCAACTCAGAATGAGCTTGACTTTGAAGATGCTAAAATGTTGGTGGAAAACGGTTGTCTTTGTGTGACTGAAGCTGCAAACATGCCTTCAACATTGGAAGCAATCAATTATTTCCTTGAAAACAAAGTATTGTTCTCTCCGGGGAAAGCTTCAAACGCAGGTGGTGTAGCCACTTCAGGTTTAGAGATGACTCAAAACTCAATCAGACTGAACTGGACTTCTGAAGAAGTTGATGCAAGACTGAAAGAAATCATGATCGGAATCCACAAAGCTTGTAGAGACTACGGTAAAGAGGAAGACGGATATGTAAACTATGTAAAAGGTGCAAACATCGCCGGCTTCGTAAAAGTAGCTGAAGCAATGTTGGCTCAAGGTGTAGTATAA
- a CDS encoding rhomboid family intramembrane serine protease — protein MITNIISKKALLYPFLMLAAMWFGYLLQMNGFFDSCFGAIIPLLPEGLLGIITAPLLHGNIDHIVSNSIPIGILMFLLYQFYPEVASKVFVIGWLLAGFLVWILPPIDIVSGEYTYTCTIGASGVVYVLAFFLFFSGVFRWNMKLLTISLLVVLYYGSLIWGMFPEEMFSEMLEPSKISWQAHSAGAIVGSVLAYSFKKSGEKKKKYIWEFPNYYSEKDDKLWQEYKENHPDDFLELPYQKREDIWDHLEDLRRNKS, from the coding sequence ATGATTACAAATATAATTTCAAAAAAGGCATTGCTTTATCCGTTTTTGATGCTGGCTGCGATGTGGTTTGGTTATCTGCTGCAGATGAACGGTTTTTTTGACAGCTGCTTCGGTGCAATCATTCCTCTGCTGCCTGAAGGCCTTTTGGGAATTATCACCGCGCCGCTCCTTCATGGGAATATAGATCATATTGTAAGCAACTCCATCCCGATTGGGATTCTGATGTTTCTGCTGTATCAGTTTTATCCGGAAGTGGCTAGTAAAGTATTTGTGATCGGCTGGCTCTTAGCCGGATTTTTAGTTTGGATACTTCCTCCAATTGATATTGTTAGTGGCGAATACACTTACACCTGTACCATTGGTGCAAGTGGAGTAGTATACGTTCTTGCATTCTTTCTTTTCTTCAGTGGAGTCTTCCGATGGAATATGAAACTGCTTACAATTTCGTTACTGGTTGTTTTGTATTACGGAAGTTTAATCTGGGGCATGTTTCCGGAAGAAATGTTCAGCGAAATGCTGGAGCCAAGTAAAATCTCGTGGCAGGCACATTCTGCCGGTGCCATTGTGGGAAGCGTTTTGGCGTATTCTTTTAAAAAGTCGGGTGAGAAAAAGAAAAAGTATATTTGGGAATTTCCTAATTACTACAGCGAAAAAGACGACAAACTTTGGCAGGAATATAAAGAAAACCATCCCGACGACTTTTTGGAACTTCCTTATCAGAAAAGAGAAGATATTTGGGATCATTTGGAAGATTTAAGGAGAAATAAATCATAA
- the dprA gene encoding DNA-processing protein DprA, translated as MYTEEQLYSIALRECNFIGDINFLKLVRRFGTAENVWKFSKKELSKTDGIGLKTVSDIGNPEHLKFAEKEISFCEKNSVKINLRHQNELPFLLNECDDAPAILYQKGNFDTKLKTVSLVGTRNITSYGKKFIEDFFEETKSHDFISVSGLALGVDKEVHEQSLKYQIPTIGVLAHGFHTFYPSKNKKLSDKILEQNGGLLTEFNSSRKPDRENFIQRNRIIAGISPATIVVETAFGGGSISTASFANAYNRDVFALPGRISDRYSQGCNHLIFQNKATAISTIKDLLDLTGFNDSREIIEELFPYSKVTIQMSENQELIYNNILANPHVTLDDLAEKIAVPSHKLLPVILELELLGKVKSFSGRQFVAI; from the coding sequence ATGTACACAGAAGAGCAACTGTATTCTATTGCGCTGCGGGAGTGCAATTTCATCGGAGACATCAACTTTCTGAAACTGGTCCGCCGTTTCGGAACTGCCGAAAATGTCTGGAAATTTTCAAAAAAAGAGCTCAGTAAGACTGACGGAATTGGCTTAAAAACCGTTTCAGACATTGGCAATCCCGAACATTTAAAATTTGCCGAAAAAGAAATTTCGTTTTGTGAAAAAAATTCAGTTAAAATAAATCTCAGACATCAGAATGAGCTTCCGTTTTTACTGAATGAATGCGACGATGCTCCCGCAATTCTTTACCAGAAAGGAAATTTTGACACGAAACTCAAAACTGTAAGTCTTGTCGGTACAAGAAACATTACTTCCTACGGCAAAAAATTTATAGAAGACTTTTTTGAAGAGACAAAATCACATGATTTTATTTCGGTTAGCGGTCTGGCTTTAGGTGTTGACAAAGAAGTGCATGAGCAGTCTTTGAAATATCAAATCCCTACAATTGGCGTTTTAGCTCATGGTTTTCACACTTTTTATCCCTCAAAAAATAAGAAACTTTCAGATAAAATTTTAGAACAGAACGGTGGGTTGCTTACAGAATTCAATTCTTCAAGAAAACCTGACAGAGAAAATTTCATTCAGAGAAACAGAATTATTGCCGGAATTTCTCCAGCCACAATCGTTGTAGAAACAGCTTTCGGAGGTGGTTCCATCAGCACGGCATCGTTTGCAAATGCTTACAACAGAGATGTTTTTGCGCTTCCCGGCAGAATATCAGACCGTTATAGTCAGGGATGCAATCATCTTATTTTTCAGAACAAAGCGACAGCGATTTCGACCATTAAAGATTTATTGGATCTTACAGGTTTCAACGATTCAAGAGAGATTATTGAGGAGCTGTTTCCTTACAGTAAAGTCACAATTCAAATGTCTGAAAATCAGGAATTAATCTATAATAATATTTTGGCAAATCCACATGTCACTTTAGATGATTTGGCAGAGAAAATTGCCGTGCCTTCTCATAAATTATTGCCTGTAATACTGGAACTGGAGCTTTTAGGAAAAGTAAAATCATTTTCCGGGAGACAATTTGTAGCAATTTAA
- a CDS encoding cation:proton antiporter: protein MELYYSFSALIVLASIFAYINYRFLKLPSTIGIMVIAIVVSIILVLFGENFLPKTFSHLNDLMNSIDFTEVLMGAMLNFLLFAGGIHININDLKEQFRPVLIFSTAGVIISTFIVGFGMFYLLPLVGLKIPFIYCLVFGALISPTDPVAVLSVLKQANVSKALETKIAGESLFNDGMAVVVFTVVLQLAIGKEVDLGIENIGILLLHEAGGGLLLGVVLGWITSRLMREVDDYIISVLVTLAVVMGGYLVARQMHVSGPLTMVAAGLFMGNFNVKFKMKSVTQDYLIKFWELIDEILNAVLFLFIGFELLMIKDLNHFVIPGLIAIVVVLVARFISIWGPSKFMSFRTRFSPQTIKVLFWGGIRGGVSIALAMSIPKGEYHNTILSITYFVVVFSIIVQGLTIAKVANPKKIADEEKDLESIALEENQN, encoded by the coding sequence ATGGAATTATACTATTCATTTTCAGCACTTATCGTTTTAGCATCTATATTCGCCTACATCAATTACAGGTTTTTAAAACTTCCGAGCACCATCGGAATTATGGTTATTGCCATCGTGGTTTCTATCATTCTGGTATTATTTGGTGAAAACTTCCTTCCCAAAACATTCAGTCATTTGAATGATCTGATGAACAGCATCGACTTTACAGAAGTTCTCATGGGAGCGATGCTGAATTTCCTTCTATTCGCAGGAGGAATTCACATTAACATCAATGATTTAAAGGAACAGTTCCGGCCGGTGCTGATATTTTCCACGGCAGGTGTTATTATTTCCACCTTTATTGTCGGTTTCGGAATGTTTTATCTATTGCCTTTGGTAGGACTGAAAATACCTTTTATCTACTGTCTCGTTTTCGGAGCTTTGATTTCTCCGACTGACCCTGTTGCGGTTTTAAGTGTTTTGAAGCAGGCCAATGTTTCGAAAGCCCTGGAAACAAAAATTGCAGGCGAATCGCTGTTTAACGATGGTATGGCTGTTGTGGTTTTTACGGTTGTTTTGCAGCTGGCGATAGGAAAAGAGGTTGATTTGGGTATTGAAAATATTGGCATCTTACTGCTTCATGAGGCAGGCGGCGGCTTGCTTCTGGGAGTTGTGCTAGGTTGGATTACTTCCAGACTGATGCGTGAAGTGGATGACTACATCATTTCAGTTTTAGTTACACTTGCTGTGGTTATGGGTGGCTACCTTGTTGCCCGACAGATGCACGTTTCAGGACCTCTGACGATGGTTGCGGCGGGATTGTTTATGGGTAATTTTAATGTTAAGTTTAAAATGAAATCAGTCACTCAGGATTATCTCATTAAATTCTGGGAACTTATTGACGAAATTCTGAATGCTGTCTTATTTCTCTTCATCGGGTTTGAGCTTCTGATGATCAAAGACTTAAATCATTTCGTTATTCCAGGATTGATTGCAATTGTCGTTGTGCTCGTCGCCAGATTTATTTCGATTTGGGGTCCTTCCAAATTCATGTCTTTCAGAACGAGATTCAGTCCGCAGACGATAAAGGTTTTATTCTGGGGCGGAATTCGGGGTGGTGTTTCCATAGCGTTGGCAATGTCAATTCCGAAAGGAGAATATCACAACACGATTTTAAGTATCACTTATTTTGTGGTTGTATTTTCAATTATCGTTCAGGGACTTACAATTGCAAAGGTTGCCAATCCGAAGAAGATTGCTGACGAAGAAAAAGATCTTGAATCAATTGCGTTGGAAGAAAATCAGAATTAA
- a CDS encoding YkgJ family cysteine cluster protein produces the protein MNLDFYKTQALQKQKEHKKFLDSLKKKPPKNLDYIVQETHEEVFEKIDCLQCANCCKTTGPLYTEKDIERISKHLRMKQADFEAKFLRVDEENDKVLQNLPCHFLNEDNTCSIYDVRPKACREYPHTDRKKIYQINDLMIKNTIICPAAFEFVEKMMTNLNK, from the coding sequence TTGAATTTAGACTTTTATAAAACCCAGGCTTTACAGAAACAGAAAGAACACAAAAAGTTTCTGGACAGTTTAAAAAAGAAACCACCTAAAAATCTGGATTACATCGTTCAGGAAACACATGAGGAAGTTTTTGAAAAAATAGACTGCCTTCAATGCGCCAATTGCTGTAAAACCACCGGCCCGCTTTATACTGAAAAAGATATTGAAAGAATTTCAAAGCACCTTCGCATGAAACAGGCTGACTTTGAAGCTAAATTTCTGAGAGTTGATGAAGAAAACGATAAGGTTCTACAGAATCTACCCTGCCATTTTCTGAATGAAGATAACACCTGTTCAATCTACGATGTCCGCCCGAAAGCGTGCAGAGAATATCCCCATACAGACCGGAAAAAGATTTATCAGATCAATGATTTGATGATTAAAAACACAATTATTTGTCCGGCTGCATTTGAGTTTGTGGAAAAGATGATGACGAATTTGAATAAGTAA
- a CDS encoding DNA alkylation repair protein: MLTELKTALAELAIPEKAAFLPKFFKTGKGEYGEGDLFLGVKVPDQRAVAKEFCTKISLNEIAKLLSSKYHEHRLTALFMLISKFEKAKESSVKDEIVQFYLNNLKGINNWDLVDTSCYKILGRYAFENQKDDLLINLSESEDMWHKRIAVVGTMHYVKKGNFELTKKLVLRNLFHTHDLMHKANGWLLREMGNKNETELISFLNSHYKRMPRTSLRYAIEKLDESVRQDYLKGRI, encoded by the coding sequence ATGCTTACAGAACTGAAAACCGCCCTTGCCGAACTTGCCATTCCCGAAAAGGCAGCTTTTCTACCTAAATTTTTCAAAACCGGAAAAGGTGAATACGGCGAAGGCGATTTGTTTTTAGGAGTGAAAGTTCCTGACCAAAGAGCTGTGGCAAAAGAATTTTGCACTAAAATTTCTTTAAATGAAATTGCCAAACTTTTATCTTCGAAATATCACGAACATCGGTTGACAGCACTTTTTATGCTGATTTCTAAATTTGAAAAAGCTAAAGAATCATCTGTAAAAGATGAAATCGTTCAGTTTTATCTTAATAATCTGAAAGGAATCAACAATTGGGATCTTGTAGACACCAGCTGCTACAAAATTTTAGGTCGCTATGCTTTTGAAAATCAAAAAGATGACTTGCTAATTAATCTTTCGGAATCTGAAGATATGTGGCACAAAAGAATTGCAGTTGTTGGCACAATGCATTACGTAAAAAAAGGTAATTTTGAGCTGACGAAAAAGCTTGTATTGAGAAACCTTTTTCATACTCACGACCTGATGCACAAAGCAAACGGGTGGCTTCTGCGGGAAATGGGAAATAAAAATGAAACTGAACTGATCAGTTTTCTAAATTCACACTACAAACGCATGCCCCGAACAAGCCTCCGCTATGCGATTGAAAAGCTGGATGAAAGTGTGAGACAGGATTATTTAAAAGGAAGAATTTGA
- a CDS encoding DUF6122 family protein, producing the protein MNADDLALIRTFTHYFLHLIFPAVIAYLFFQPHWKKAYLIMLATMLVDLDHLLANPIFDSDRMSVGFHLLHSYPMIAVYFLMLFFKGNIRIVAVGLLFHMFTDFQDFMFWQH; encoded by the coding sequence ATGAATGCCGATGACCTTGCTCTGATCAGAACTTTTACGCATTATTTTCTGCATCTTATTTTTCCCGCCGTCATTGCGTATCTTTTCTTTCAGCCACACTGGAAAAAGGCTTATCTGATCATGTTGGCAACCATGCTTGTAGATTTAGACCATCTTTTGGCTAACCCAATTTTCGATTCTGACAGAATGAGCGTTGGTTTTCACCTTCTTCACTCCTACCCGATGATTGCGGTGTATTTTTTGATGCTTTTTTTTAAAGGAAATATCAGAATTGTTGCTGTCGGTCTGCTTTTTCACATGTTTACCGATTTTCAGGACTTTATGTTTTGGCAGCATTAA
- a CDS encoding calcium:proton antiporter encodes MKLKEFLHYTYIFPVLAVIYYFLGFMGTGVISDVIAGILLTGSVLSAVHHAEVVAHKVGEPYGTIILALCITIIEVALIVSLMVAGGEQAITLARDTVFAAVMIILNGIIGICVLVGGVKYFEQYFARTSATTYLVSIVSILVITLVLPNFTSSVNGPYYNSAQLVFVSIACLVIYGVFLMVQTVRHRSYFVPADGTAEEYFIPNKAQAIISFVFLVICLVIVVLLAKGLSKTIEDLVQSMGAPKSLVGVIIAAVVLLPEGLAAIRAAKNNQIQSSLNLALGSALASIGLSIPAISAVSIMYDIPLVLGLDKKDIILLTLSVFIVMLSLSRGKTNVLYGTVLLVNLAAYIFTVIVP; translated from the coding sequence ATGAAGCTAAAAGAATTTTTACACTACACCTACATTTTCCCTGTGCTGGCGGTAATTTATTACTTTCTGGGATTTATGGGAACCGGAGTTATATCTGACGTTATTGCCGGAATTCTTTTAACCGGAAGCGTACTTTCCGCTGTACACCACGCTGAAGTTGTGGCGCACAAAGTTGGCGAACCTTACGGAACCATCATTCTTGCCCTATGTATTACAATTATTGAGGTTGCATTAATTGTTTCACTGATGGTAGCCGGCGGCGAACAGGCCATTACCCTCGCGCGGGACACGGTTTTCGCAGCAGTGATGATTATTCTGAACGGAATTATCGGTATCTGTGTTCTGGTGGGTGGTGTGAAGTATTTCGAACAGTATTTTGCAAGAACCTCTGCAACGACCTATTTAGTGAGTATTGTTTCTATTCTCGTGATCACTTTGGTGCTCCCTAATTTCACATCAAGCGTGAATGGTCCTTATTACAACAGTGCACAGTTGGTTTTTGTATCGATTGCCTGTCTTGTAATTTATGGCGTTTTCCTGATGGTGCAGACCGTAAGACACAGAAGCTATTTTGTGCCGGCAGACGGTACTGCTGAAGAATATTTTATTCCGAATAAAGCACAGGCTATTATCAGTTTTGTATTTTTGGTCATCTGCCTTGTAATCGTTGTTCTGCTTGCAAAAGGTCTGTCTAAAACCATTGAGGATCTGGTACAGAGCATGGGAGCGCCGAAGTCTCTGGTAGGTGTGATCATTGCAGCTGTAGTTCTCCTTCCTGAAGGACTTGCGGCGATTCGGGCAGCGAAAAATAATCAGATACAGTCGAGTTTAAATCTGGCGTTGGGATCAGCTTTGGCAAGTATTGGTTTAAGTATTCCTGCTATTTCTGCGGTAAGTATTATGTATGATATTCCGCTGGTTTTAGGTTTGGATAAGAAAGATATTATTTTACTTACGCTATCCGTATTTATCGTAATGTTGTCTTTAAGCCGAGGAAAAACAAATGTGTTGTACGGAACAGTTTTACTTGTGAATTTAGCTGCCTATATTTTTACGGTCATTGTACCATAA
- a CDS encoding DUF3078 domain-containing protein, producing MRKFILIFLMYAGFTVNAQVIISDSAAVDTIKKPRHWSIVAKNSLMFNQAAFSNWVGGGANNVGWLASANYNLVYENGRNLWENIIIMNYGQNTTKGIGTRKTQDVLNLSTNYGLQFSKSWYVSTGASLLSQFSGGFEDGNNPEAKKISNFMAPGYVNAGVGITYRPNENLTVTMRPLSRFTFVLDRELQVAGTYGLKADGDFFLMQMGFLGSAIYKVKLMENIEMTNTGSIFSNYLENPDHMVLSYNMLLNMKINRFISSIVTLDLMYDHNQIRKTQLKQTLGVGFAYNLDNGVKRSDRKDSQFWLKK from the coding sequence ATGAGGAAGTTTATTCTGATTTTTTTGATGTATGCAGGGTTCACCGTGAATGCGCAGGTAATTATCAGCGATTCTGCAGCAGTAGATACCATTAAGAAACCGAGGCACTGGTCTATAGTTGCCAAAAACAGTCTGATGTTTAATCAGGCAGCATTCTCAAACTGGGTTGGTGGTGGAGCCAACAACGTAGGCTGGCTGGCAAGTGCCAACTACAATCTCGTTTATGAAAACGGCCGTAATCTCTGGGAAAATATCATCATCATGAACTACGGACAAAATACCACAAAAGGAATTGGTACACGGAAAACACAGGATGTCCTGAATCTTTCGACCAACTACGGTCTTCAGTTTTCCAAAAGCTGGTATGTGTCTACCGGAGCCAGTTTGCTTTCCCAGTTTTCCGGAGGTTTTGAAGACGGAAACAATCCTGAGGCGAAGAAAATATCCAACTTTATGGCGCCGGGCTATGTGAATGCCGGTGTCGGTATTACGTACAGACCCAACGAAAACCTTACTGTCACGATGAGACCTTTGAGCAGGTTTACTTTTGTTCTTGACCGTGAACTTCAGGTCGCCGGAACATACGGTTTAAAAGCTGACGGCGATTTTTTCCTGATGCAGATGGGTTTTCTGGGATCAGCAATTTATAAAGTGAAGCTTATGGAGAATATTGAAATGACCAACACAGGTTCCATCTTCTCAAATTATCTTGAAAATCCTGATCATATGGTTTTATCATACAATATGCTTCTGAATATGAAGATCAACAGATTCATCTCATCCATTGTAACTTTGGATCTGATGTATGATCACAACCAAATCAGAAAAACACAGCTGAAACAGACTCTCGGAGTTGGTTTTGCCTACAATCTTGATAACGGCGTGAAAAGATCCGACAGAAAAGACAGCCAGTTTTGGCTAAAAAAATAA
- a CDS encoding group III truncated hemoglobin translates to MKKLESREDIELLVNSFYDKVVEDETIGFFFKDIVNVDFKKHLPKMYSFWETILFGQMSYKGNPMAVHFPINALEAMEKHHFGQWLKLWKQTIEENFSGENADMAITKSENIAKLMAYKMEMARKH, encoded by the coding sequence ATGAAAAAATTAGAATCAAGAGAAGATATAGAACTGCTCGTCAACAGTTTTTACGACAAAGTAGTTGAGGACGAAACAATTGGTTTTTTCTTTAAAGACATTGTGAATGTTGATTTCAAAAAGCATTTGCCTAAAATGTATTCTTTCTGGGAAACGATTCTCTTCGGGCAAATGAGCTATAAAGGAAATCCAATGGCGGTACACTTCCCAATTAATGCATTGGAAGCCATGGAAAAACATCATTTCGGGCAATGGTTAAAACTTTGGAAACAAACCATCGAAGAAAATTTCAGTGGAGAAAATGCAGATATGGCGATTACAAAGTCGGAAAATATAGCCAAACTGATGGCTTACAAAATGGAAATGGCAAGAAAACATTAA